The following are encoded together in the uncultured Sphaerochaeta sp. genome:
- a CDS encoding DUF2975 domain-containing protein: MTHFKNPILKPILVLLTISIILGSIALVVLSAYLIIAPLTSSASQVPLPVLMQNGLQLAFPVHAERAGIYTIYSSVVVITLFLSLLFLFFLRKAVASLSKKNGFTELLPRSLRSMGLLLLAATYLRQFHLYLFLQLSGPATHELLEFSFTPINSEVLYALALLALGRVFAYALFLQSEYEQTV; the protein is encoded by the coding sequence ATGACTCATTTTAAGAATCCTATTCTAAAACCTATTCTGGTGCTCCTTACCATAAGCATTATTCTCGGCAGTATCGCACTGGTGGTTCTATCCGCCTATCTCATTATTGCACCACTAACCAGCTCTGCTTCCCAGGTTCCCCTGCCGGTATTGATGCAGAATGGTCTGCAGTTGGCATTTCCAGTCCATGCCGAGCGTGCAGGTATATATACCATCTATTCATCAGTAGTGGTCATCACCCTCTTCTTGTCACTTCTCTTTCTCTTCTTTTTACGGAAAGCAGTAGCATCACTTTCTAAAAAGAATGGTTTTACCGAGCTGCTTCCGCGGTCCCTGCGATCCATGGGACTCCTGTTGTTGGCTGCAACCTATCTCAGACAGTTTCATCTGTATCTTTTCCTGCAACTATCTGGACCTGCCACACATGAACTGCTGGAATTTTCCTTCACTCCCATAAACTCTGAAGTACTATATGCCTTGGCTCTCTTAGCCTTGGGAAGAGTTTTCGCTTACGCTCTTTTCCTACAGAGCGAATATGAACAAACGGTATAG
- a CDS encoding helix-turn-helix transcriptional regulator, whose translation MPIIIRLDRVLADRKMSLTELSEKVGITMANLSNLKTGKISAVRLGTMEAICRHLACQPGDLFEYVED comes from the coding sequence ATGCCAATTATCATACGCCTCGATAGAGTGTTGGCAGATCGAAAGATGTCACTTACTGAACTATCAGAAAAGGTTGGTATCACCATGGCAAACCTATCGAACCTCAAGACAGGTAAAATCAGTGCTGTCAGGTTAGGAACGATGGAAGCCATCTGCAGACACCTAGCATGCCAACCAGGCGACCTGTTTGAGTATGTGGAGGATTAA